In Verrucomicrobiia bacterium, the sequence CCAATACCCATTCCGATCCAGCCAACGGCGGATATTGCCCCGCTACTCCTTGGCCTGACGCTTGATGGCAAGATGCACAGTTCAAACTAAACATTTTTTTACCGTAAGCAATGGGATCAAACACTTCCGGTTGTCCTCCCTCAGCCTTAGCTGAACCACTCTCCGCTCCAACTTGCAATTCAAAAACATCATTGCGAAATCCCGTATAAAAACGGCCAAAATAACTTCCCCCCACAAACGCTGCAAATAACACAATCCCAGCTGCCGCTAAAATCGATCGACCTAAACCTATCGAAACAGAAAAAGAACAATCCTCCGTATCGTGCAATTCCGACACATCCACCACACTCTTCTTTTCAGTCAACTTTTCCTGATCCATA encodes:
- a CDS encoding cytochrome c, with protein sequence MDQEKLTEKKSVVDVSELHDTEDCSFSVSIGLGRSILAAAGIVLFAAFVGGSYFGRFYTGFRNDVFELQVGAESGSAKAEGGQPEVFDPIAYGKKMFSLNCASCHQASGQGVAGQYPPLAGSEWVLGSPKRLAAIVLDGLEGPVTVKGATYNGAMASWKNTFNDKKLSAILSYVRQEWGNQASPITEEEMAAYRAEFGSRNKVWSADELLKIP